The following coding sequences lie in one Treponema socranskii subsp. buccale genomic window:
- a CDS encoding PG0541 family transporter-associated protein: protein MSLSRKTLEHPVLVLIVFALLGIIGISSFNNIAISLFPDIDSPYVMVLTTYSNAGPESMEKSVTKVLESSLVSVNGLKELSSSSSEGSSMVFLEFNYGTDLESAVNDVRDKLDRVKRSLPDGASTPSIFKMDASAMPIMRIAMRGNRSTDDLRQIAEDDVIDILEQTDGVAEASVSGGRAKIVRVEISENRLAAYGLNISTVSFALAKQNFELGGGKITEGKMNYVVRTTGEYSTVDEIDDTVITTVNGYDVKLRDIGNAFMGYEDASSTVYINGEPGVYVSITKQSGTNSVTVANATYKKIEQVQATLPSDITLEIISDDTTAIRDTISTLVTSAWQGLLLAVIILFVFLQNFKSTLIISISIPLSLVITIMCMSFAGITLNMMTLTGLILGVGMIVDASIVIIENIYAYRSRGAKPKISAVLGSQEMLMSVISGNLTTICVFVPFLFFLKDLEMMGQMFKGIIFTVVIALVSSLFVAIFLVPVLAGKFLPLSNRAEKPVQNRVLKAMYASFQNIINALTKVYRRGLKSALDHRAVTIVVSVSVLFMALALFPTLKINMMGRGGGDDSVTLNVTMPTGTSLAETTKVVQAFETIAKEEIRGYTTLIMSVGTGGRRSSASTYTGSLSIRLPETSKQIDTSETIQKKLRAHFDEFADAQLSFGAGWRGQISGSDIVIKIRSDDLETALSVSDKIKDVMEKIDAIGEVTIDTKKGLPQVEVVIDRQRAYAFGVDVTTVAREINYAMNGVTSTVFRSNGKEYDVVVMYRPEDRDKVSDLESIYVRGTNGMVSVANFASLKKGLGPVSINRENQSRVIEVSADIISDENANVVENEIKSRIADTFVIPENVTVSYEGSWSDVQKQKNVYGLIALMALLLVFGVMAATYESFKAPLINMMTIPFLIIGVVFIYKFTGQTMAMTSMVGIIMLVGIVVNNGIILVDYTNLLIDRGMKIKEACLEAGASRLRPVLMTTLTTILGTLPMCFQFEGTAQMVQPIGLSIVGGLTSSTFVTLFIIPVLYSLVMKEKKSVDTGVAQALADFIIGEGGDIETGAVQTSANAVQSGDVPAEQDYVQAGIVANQSVEDDIIETLEQAVPDIRYTIIPTVNGRGGDNYKLGTATWPEQNFMMIAYMKRKNVATVSAAVRMLKKKFPKEGIKLFLV from the coding sequence AATTCAATTACGGTACCGATTTGGAATCGGCCGTAAACGACGTGCGCGATAAACTCGACAGGGTCAAGCGTTCATTGCCCGACGGCGCATCGACTCCGAGCATCTTTAAAATGGACGCATCGGCTATGCCGATTATGCGCATCGCGATGCGGGGAAACCGTTCGACGGACGATCTTCGGCAGATAGCCGAAGACGACGTTATCGATATTCTCGAACAGACGGACGGCGTCGCCGAAGCGAGCGTTTCGGGCGGACGTGCGAAAATCGTCCGCGTTGAAATTTCGGAAAACAGGCTTGCCGCTTACGGTCTCAATATCTCTACGGTGTCGTTCGCGCTTGCAAAGCAAAACTTCGAACTCGGCGGCGGAAAGATTACCGAAGGAAAAATGAATTACGTCGTGCGTACGACCGGCGAATATTCGACCGTCGATGAAATAGACGATACCGTTATCACAACGGTAAACGGATACGACGTAAAATTGCGCGATATCGGAAACGCGTTTATGGGCTACGAAGACGCATCTTCGACGGTTTACATAAACGGGGAGCCCGGCGTGTACGTTTCGATCACAAAGCAGTCGGGCACGAATTCGGTAACCGTTGCGAATGCGACGTATAAAAAGATCGAACAAGTGCAGGCGACTCTGCCGTCCGATATTACGCTTGAAATCATCTCGGACGATACGACTGCGATCCGCGATACGATCAGTACGCTTGTGACTTCCGCGTGGCAGGGATTGCTGCTCGCGGTTATCATCTTGTTCGTCTTTTTGCAGAATTTTAAAAGCACGCTCATCATATCCATATCGATTCCGCTTTCCCTCGTTATCACGATCATGTGTATGTCGTTTGCGGGGATTACACTCAATATGATGACGTTGACCGGTCTTATACTCGGCGTCGGTATGATCGTCGATGCGTCCATCGTTATCATAGAAAATATCTATGCGTACCGCTCGCGCGGCGCAAAACCGAAAATCTCCGCCGTACTCGGTTCTCAGGAAATGCTCATGTCCGTCATTTCCGGAAACCTCACGACGATCTGCGTATTCGTTCCGTTTTTATTTTTTCTCAAAGACCTTGAAATGATGGGACAGATGTTCAAAGGTATCATCTTTACGGTTGTCATCGCCCTCGTATCGAGCTTGTTCGTCGCGATCTTTCTTGTACCCGTACTCGCCGGTAAATTTTTGCCGCTTTCGAACAGGGCGGAAAAACCGGTACAAAACCGCGTTTTAAAAGCGATGTACGCGTCGTTTCAAAATATCATAAACGCTCTCACGAAAGTGTACCGCAGAGGATTGAAGAGCGCTCTCGATCACAGAGCGGTGACGATCGTCGTAAGCGTAAGCGTTCTCTTTATGGCGCTCGCGCTGTTCCCGACGCTCAAAATCAATATGATGGGGCGGGGCGGCGGAGACGACAGCGTGACGCTCAACGTGACGATGCCGACCGGAACTTCGCTTGCGGAAACGACGAAAGTCGTGCAAGCGTTCGAAACGATCGCAAAGGAAGAAATACGGGGTTACACGACGTTGATCATGAGCGTCGGAACGGGCGGCAGACGGTCGAGCGCGTCGACGTATACGGGCTCGCTTTCGATCCGCCTTCCCGAAACGAGTAAACAGATCGACACATCCGAAACGATTCAGAAAAAGCTTCGCGCGCACTTCGACGAATTTGCGGACGCGCAGCTTTCATTCGGTGCGGGCTGGCGCGGTCAGATTTCGGGAAGCGACATCGTCATAAAGATCCGTTCGGACGACCTTGAAACGGCGCTTTCGGTTTCCGACAAAATAAAAGACGTAATGGAAAAAATCGATGCTATAGGCGAAGTGACGATCGACACAAAAAAGGGTTTGCCGCAAGTCGAAGTCGTCATCGATCGGCAGCGGGCATACGCGTTCGGTGTCGACGTTACGACGGTTGCGCGGGAAATCAATTACGCGATGAACGGAGTTACCTCGACGGTGTTTCGTTCGAACGGCAAAGAATACGATGTCGTCGTCATGTACCGGCCGGAAGACCGCGACAAAGTTTCCGACCTCGAATCGATTTACGTGCGCGGTACGAACGGCATGGTGAGCGTTGCGAATTTCGCTTCGCTTAAAAAAGGACTCGGACCTGTCAGCATCAATCGGGAAAATCAAAGCCGCGTCATAGAAGTGTCGGCAGATATCATATCGGATGAAAATGCGAACGTCGTCGAAAACGAAATCAAGTCGCGCATCGCCGATACCTTTGTCATTCCCGAAAACGTTACCGTAAGCTACGAAGGTTCATGGAGCGACGTGCAAAAACAGAAAAATGTTTACGGTTTGATTGCGCTTATGGCGCTCCTTCTCGTGTTCGGCGTTATGGCTGCGACGTATGAATCATTTAAAGCGCCGCTCATCAATATGATGACGATTCCGTTTTTAATAATCGGCGTCGTCTTTATCTACAAGTTTACGGGACAGACGATGGCTATGACATCGATGGTCGGTATCATCATGCTTGTCGGTATCGTCGTCAATAACGGTATCATCCTCGTCGACTATACGAACCTCCTCATTGACCGCGGCATGAAGATAAAAGAAGCCTGTCTTGAAGCGGGGGCGAGCAGACTTCGTCCCGTACTTATGACGACGCTTACGACGATACTCGGTACGCTTCCTATGTGTTTTCAATTCGAAGGAACCGCTCAAATGGTACAGCCGATCGGCCTTTCGATCGTCGGCGGCTTGACGTCGAGCACTTTCGTCACGCTCTTTATTATCCCCGTGCTCTATTCGCTTGTCATGAAAGAAAAGAAGTCGGTCGATACGGGTGTTGCCCAAGCGCTTGCCGATTTTATCATCGGCGAAGGCGGTGATATCGAAACGGGCGCCGTGCAGACGTCCGCGAATGCGGTTCAAAGCGGCGATGTGCCTGCCGAACAGGATTACGTGCAAGCCGGTATCGTCGCAAATCAATCCGTCGAAGACGATATCATCGAAACGCTTGAACAGGCTGTTCCCGATATCCGCTATACGATCATTCCTACGGTAAACGGGCGAGGCGGCGACAACTATAAACTCGGAACTGCGACATGGCCCGAACAGAATTTTATGATGATCGCGTATATGAAACGAAAAAACGTCGCGACGGTTTCAGCCGCCGTTCGGATGCTGAAGAAAAAATTCCCGAAAGAGGGGATAAAGCTTTTTCTCGTGTGA